The Lasioglossum baleicum chromosome 15, iyLasBale1, whole genome shotgun sequence genome has a segment encoding these proteins:
- the LOC143216092 gene encoding uncharacterized protein LOC143216092 — MRRLQPSIIAFLCLSVALTCSATRKEDLERAAELAVEKAAERAAERAVEKALESGNSTTESKTVRDSYSSVRKPAQRENSRGNERFSGRYSPSTDARDQEDDTDDWRRFPKRHRSKPFGWRSKVDDDWRRYPRSDWVAEAPWEKPKVVTIEKKVPVPVTVEKKVPYPVYRHVPYEVKVPVPQPYTVEKKVPYPVKVYVNVPVEVPEPYTVEKQVPYEVKVDRPVPYKVEVPVPQPYTVEKKIPVEVKVPIPEPYMVDKHVPYEVKVPVKVPEPYEVEKKVPVPVKVVVHRPYPVPVPKPYPVEVAKPYPVPVAKPYPVKVKVAVDTPYPVPIERPVPVPVEVIEPEPYTVEKPVEVEVQRPYPVPVRVQVDRPYEVLMPKPVPIPVEKPFPYWVQVPVPVEQDWNGIGNQEFYERRDSKADKKTRDSDKKKMTSRPRRRPVRTRQKGI; from the exons AGTCGCCCTAACTTGCTCCGCAACGCGCAAAGAGGACCTAGAAAGGGCAGCAGAGCTGGCAGTAGAGAAAGCAGCGGAAAGGGCAGCGGAAAGGGCCGTGGAGAAGGCTCTGGAAAGTGGGAATTCAACCACAGAGTCCAAAACAGTTCGCGATTCATACTCGAGCGTCCGGAAACCAGCTCAGCGAGAGAATTCGAGGGGCAACGAGAGATTCTCCGGTCGCTATTCGCCTTCAACGGACGCCAGGGATCAAGAAGACGACACTGACGATTGGCGAAGGTTCCCTAAACGTCACAGATCGAAACCATTCGGCTGGAGGAGCAAAGTCGATGATGACTGGAGAAGGTACCCCAGGAGCGACTGGGTAGCTGAGGCTCCATGGGAGAAGCCTAAGGTTGTGACTATAGAAAAGAAGGTTCCGGTGCCTGTCACCGTCGAGAAGAAGGTCCCCTATCCCGTGTACAG ACACGTGCCCTACGAAGTGAAGGTCCCAGTGCCCCAGCCTTACACAGTTGAGAAAAAGGTGCCCTACCCGGTGAAGGTGTACGTCAACGTTCCTGTCGAGGTCCCGGAGCCCTACACAGTGGAGAAGCAGGTGCCTTACGAGGTCAAGGTCGACCGGCCAGTGCCGTACAAGGTGGAGGTCCCGGTCCCTCAACCGTACACCGTTGAAAAGAAGATACCAGTCGAGGTCAAAGTGCCTATACCCGAGCCTTACATGGTCGACAAGCACGTGCCCTACGAGGTGAAGGTCCCAGTAAAGGTACCAGAGCCCTACGAGGTCGAGAAGAAGGTCCCAGTGCCTGTCAAGGTCGTCGTTCATCGACCTTACCCAGTCCCTGTGCCTAAACCTTATCCAGTGGAAGTTGCCAAGCCTTATCCAGTCCCTGTAGCCAAACCCTACcctgtcaaggtcaaggtcgcAGTTGATACGCCCTATCCTGTGCCTATAGAAAGACCTGTGCCTGTTCCTGTCGAGGTAATTGAACCTGAACCTTACACTGTTGAGAAGCCTGTCGAGGTAGAAGTGCAGAGACCATACCCTGTGCCGGTTAGGGTTCAAGTAGATAGACCCTACGAAGTTCTCATGCCGAAACCTGTGCCTATTCCTGTGGAAAAACCTTTCCCTTACTGGGTTCAGGTGCCGGTGCCTGTGGAGCAGGATTGGAACGGGATCGGCAATCAAGAGTTTTACGAGAGAAGGGATTCTAAGGCTGATAAGAAGACTAGAGACAGTGACAAGAAGAAGATGACCAGCAGACCTCGCAGGAGGCCTGTCAGGACTCGTCAGAAAGGGATCTAG